One window from the genome of Nicotiana tomentosiformis chromosome 5, ASM39032v3, whole genome shotgun sequence encodes:
- the LOC104108335 gene encoding telomere repeat-binding protein 4-like isoform X2 produces the protein MVSKKKLDFGFNGFQVPFIPKAPRSRRGSCKKFDDDQICAFELLAAVAGKLLQESESSTSSNAAEGKYELSDCRDGIKCEQVEEDKAVKSECLDQGSCVESAYIPEPAVREQNLKHDLDKPYYAENNSILEHTSTVIGSDSDMTLENCKEVNVADGKFPAKVEDFDNKISETQKHIDDDSKQIDDLTVTNTCSVKGPIEKHVNNNALFNSESSVQLSLYRDLVPRASFVNQRNSVKLGVRDDDDNSFGCYRYSTKLRTFRTTSRIGYRRIRKMLTSRRWKVAPKLKEYERSYTNGGVESFYISRKSGRARKRCQPEVPSKRRKLSDHGFAFAYYQEASSESISNSLEKGIKRDINTSHAIPPRGTADSVTVKNHHKKDPNVKFSIKSFKVPELYIEVPETATVGSLKRTVMEAVTAILESGLRVGMVLQGKKVRDDSRTLEQAGISQNGNLDNLGFTLEPRFTQVSPSLSPNDRPASSAYVADQELARLPASPSSELGITNASSDPPETTLDKHHENNHPAELFPTNSVDPSTDIAIPDSRALVIVPPVNPEALAMVPVNQKSKRSELSQRRIRRPFSVAEVEALVEAVEHLGTGRWRDVKMRAFDNADHRTYVDLKDKWKTLVHTASIAPQQRRGEPVPQDLLDRVLAAHAYWSQQQGKQHVEPLKILDAKAQKVGA, from the exons ATGGTGTCTAAGAAGAAGCTAGATTTTGGTTTCAATGGCTTTCAAGTTCCATTTATACCTAAAGCTCCTAGATCA AGGAGAGGTTCCTGTAAAAAATTTGATGATGATCAAATTTGTGCGTTTGAATTATTAGCGGCTGTTGCTGGGAAGCTTTTACAGGAGAGCGAAAGCTCTACTTCCAGTAATGCAGCAGAAGGAAAATACGAGCTTTCTGATTGCAGGGATGGTATTAAATGTGAACAAGTGGAAGAAGATAAAGCTGTGAAATCAGAGTGCCTCGACCAGGGGAGTTGTGTAGAAAGCGCTTATATACCAGAACCTGCAGTCCGAGAGCAGAATCTGAAACATGATCTCGATAAACCTTATTATGCAGAAAATAATTCCATCTTGGAGCATACTTCTACTGTTATAGGTTCTGACTCTGACATGACATTGGAAAACTGCAAGGAGGTCAATGTAGCTGACGGAAAATTCCCCGCCAAAGTTGAAGACTTTGATAATAAAATCTCAGAAACTCAAAAACACATAGATGATGACAGCAAACAGATTGACGACTTAACTGTGACTAACACTTGCAGTGTAAAGGGTCCAATTGAAAAACATGTTAATAACAATGCCTTGTTTAACTCAGAGAGTAGTGTACAGTTATCCTTGTATAGGGATTTGGTTCCTAGAGCTTCTTTTGTAAATCAAAGGAACAGTGTAAAGTTAGGTGTTAGAGATGATGACGACAACTCTTTTGGCTGCTATAGATATAGCACTAAGTTAAGGACCTTTAGGACGACATCACGAATTGGATACAGAAGAATAAGGAAGATGCTGACATCTCGACGCTGGAAAGTGGCTCCTAAGTTGAAGGAATATGAGCGTTCTTACACGA ACGGTGGAGTGGAATCCTTTTACATCAGCAGGAAAAGCGGACGTGCACGCAAGAGATGCCAACCTGAAGTTCCTTCCAAGAGAAGGAAATTGAGCGACCATGGCTTTGCTTTTGCATATTACCAGGAGGCGAGTAGTGAAAGCATTTCAAATTCACTTGAAAAGGGAATTAAGCGAGACATTAATACCTCTCATGCCATCCCACCAAGAG GGACTGCAGATTCAGTCACAGTTAAAAATCATCACAAGAAGGATCCGAATG TAAAATTTAGCATTAAGTCCTTCAAGGTGCCAGAGCTTTACATAGAGGTTCCTGAAACTGCAACTGTTGGCTCATTGAAG AGAACAGTGATGGAGGCAGTTACAGCTATACTCGAAAGTGGATTAAGGGTGGGGATGGTTCTCCAGGGAAAGAAGGTCAGAGATGACAGTAGAACTCTAGAACAAGCTGGTATTTCCCAGAACGGAAACCTCGATAATTTGGGTTTCACTTTGGAGCCTAGATTCACCCAAGTTTCTCCATCGTTATCTCCTAATGATCGTCCTGCTTCATCAGCATATGTTGCAGATCAGGAACTAGCTAG ACTGCCAGCCAGTCCTAGCTCGGAATTGGGGATTACCAATGCTTCATCAGATCCTCCAGAGACTACGTTGGACAAGCACCACGAGAATAACCATCCAGCAGAGCTATTTCCTACAAATTCTGTTGATCCATCAACTGATATAGCTATTCCAGATTCTAGAGCCTTGGTCATAGTTCCTCCAGTTAACCCTGAGGCACTTGCTATGGTTCCTGTGAACCAGAAAAGCAAGCGTTCTGAACTTTCACAACGTAGAATACGGAGACCATTCTCAGTTGCAGAAGTAGAGGCACTAGTTGAAGCTGTGGAGCATCTTGGAACTGGAAG GTGGCGTGATGTCAAAATGCGCGCTTTTGATAATGCTGATCACCGAACTTATGTTGACTTGAAG GATAAATGGAAGACATTAGTACATACAGCAAGCATTGCCCCGCAGCAACGAAGGGGAGAGCCGGTGCCTCAGGATCTTCTGGACAGGGTCTTAGCTGCCCATGCTTACTGGTCTCAGCAACAGGGGAAACAGCACGTTGAACCTTTGAAGATTCTGGATGCTAAAGCGCAGAAAGTTGGTGCTTAA
- the LOC104108335 gene encoding telomere repeat-binding protein 4-like isoform X1, which produces MVSKKKLDFGFNGFQVPFIPKAPRSVRRRGSCKKFDDDQICAFELLAAVAGKLLQESESSTSSNAAEGKYELSDCRDGIKCEQVEEDKAVKSECLDQGSCVESAYIPEPAVREQNLKHDLDKPYYAENNSILEHTSTVIGSDSDMTLENCKEVNVADGKFPAKVEDFDNKISETQKHIDDDSKQIDDLTVTNTCSVKGPIEKHVNNNALFNSESSVQLSLYRDLVPRASFVNQRNSVKLGVRDDDDNSFGCYRYSTKLRTFRTTSRIGYRRIRKMLTSRRWKVAPKLKEYERSYTNGGVESFYISRKSGRARKRCQPEVPSKRRKLSDHGFAFAYYQEASSESISNSLEKGIKRDINTSHAIPPRGTADSVTVKNHHKKDPNVKFSIKSFKVPELYIEVPETATVGSLKRTVMEAVTAILESGLRVGMVLQGKKVRDDSRTLEQAGISQNGNLDNLGFTLEPRFTQVSPSLSPNDRPASSAYVADQELARLPASPSSELGITNASSDPPETTLDKHHENNHPAELFPTNSVDPSTDIAIPDSRALVIVPPVNPEALAMVPVNQKSKRSELSQRRIRRPFSVAEVEALVEAVEHLGTGRWRDVKMRAFDNADHRTYVDLKDKWKTLVHTASIAPQQRRGEPVPQDLLDRVLAAHAYWSQQQGKQHVEPLKILDAKAQKVGA; this is translated from the exons ATGGTGTCTAAGAAGAAGCTAGATTTTGGTTTCAATGGCTTTCAAGTTCCATTTATACCTAAAGCTCCTAGATCAGTTAGA AGGAGAGGTTCCTGTAAAAAATTTGATGATGATCAAATTTGTGCGTTTGAATTATTAGCGGCTGTTGCTGGGAAGCTTTTACAGGAGAGCGAAAGCTCTACTTCCAGTAATGCAGCAGAAGGAAAATACGAGCTTTCTGATTGCAGGGATGGTATTAAATGTGAACAAGTGGAAGAAGATAAAGCTGTGAAATCAGAGTGCCTCGACCAGGGGAGTTGTGTAGAAAGCGCTTATATACCAGAACCTGCAGTCCGAGAGCAGAATCTGAAACATGATCTCGATAAACCTTATTATGCAGAAAATAATTCCATCTTGGAGCATACTTCTACTGTTATAGGTTCTGACTCTGACATGACATTGGAAAACTGCAAGGAGGTCAATGTAGCTGACGGAAAATTCCCCGCCAAAGTTGAAGACTTTGATAATAAAATCTCAGAAACTCAAAAACACATAGATGATGACAGCAAACAGATTGACGACTTAACTGTGACTAACACTTGCAGTGTAAAGGGTCCAATTGAAAAACATGTTAATAACAATGCCTTGTTTAACTCAGAGAGTAGTGTACAGTTATCCTTGTATAGGGATTTGGTTCCTAGAGCTTCTTTTGTAAATCAAAGGAACAGTGTAAAGTTAGGTGTTAGAGATGATGACGACAACTCTTTTGGCTGCTATAGATATAGCACTAAGTTAAGGACCTTTAGGACGACATCACGAATTGGATACAGAAGAATAAGGAAGATGCTGACATCTCGACGCTGGAAAGTGGCTCCTAAGTTGAAGGAATATGAGCGTTCTTACACGA ACGGTGGAGTGGAATCCTTTTACATCAGCAGGAAAAGCGGACGTGCACGCAAGAGATGCCAACCTGAAGTTCCTTCCAAGAGAAGGAAATTGAGCGACCATGGCTTTGCTTTTGCATATTACCAGGAGGCGAGTAGTGAAAGCATTTCAAATTCACTTGAAAAGGGAATTAAGCGAGACATTAATACCTCTCATGCCATCCCACCAAGAG GGACTGCAGATTCAGTCACAGTTAAAAATCATCACAAGAAGGATCCGAATG TAAAATTTAGCATTAAGTCCTTCAAGGTGCCAGAGCTTTACATAGAGGTTCCTGAAACTGCAACTGTTGGCTCATTGAAG AGAACAGTGATGGAGGCAGTTACAGCTATACTCGAAAGTGGATTAAGGGTGGGGATGGTTCTCCAGGGAAAGAAGGTCAGAGATGACAGTAGAACTCTAGAACAAGCTGGTATTTCCCAGAACGGAAACCTCGATAATTTGGGTTTCACTTTGGAGCCTAGATTCACCCAAGTTTCTCCATCGTTATCTCCTAATGATCGTCCTGCTTCATCAGCATATGTTGCAGATCAGGAACTAGCTAG ACTGCCAGCCAGTCCTAGCTCGGAATTGGGGATTACCAATGCTTCATCAGATCCTCCAGAGACTACGTTGGACAAGCACCACGAGAATAACCATCCAGCAGAGCTATTTCCTACAAATTCTGTTGATCCATCAACTGATATAGCTATTCCAGATTCTAGAGCCTTGGTCATAGTTCCTCCAGTTAACCCTGAGGCACTTGCTATGGTTCCTGTGAACCAGAAAAGCAAGCGTTCTGAACTTTCACAACGTAGAATACGGAGACCATTCTCAGTTGCAGAAGTAGAGGCACTAGTTGAAGCTGTGGAGCATCTTGGAACTGGAAG GTGGCGTGATGTCAAAATGCGCGCTTTTGATAATGCTGATCACCGAACTTATGTTGACTTGAAG GATAAATGGAAGACATTAGTACATACAGCAAGCATTGCCCCGCAGCAACGAAGGGGAGAGCCGGTGCCTCAGGATCTTCTGGACAGGGTCTTAGCTGCCCATGCTTACTGGTCTCAGCAACAGGGGAAACAGCACGTTGAACCTTTGAAGATTCTGGATGCTAAAGCGCAGAAAGTTGGTGCTTAA
- the LOC138892002 gene encoding uncharacterized protein, producing MRMLEALTKRAELGEKKIEANDKKVEAYNSRVDQIPGAPPILKRPYSKKFIRKPFPSRAAPKPIPKRFRMPDIPKYNETTDPNEHVTSYTCAIKGNNLEDDEIQSVLLKKFGETLSKGETIWYHNLPPNSIDSFAMLVDTFMKAHAGAIKVETRKSDFFKVKQRDNEMLREFISRFEMELMDLPPVADNWAVQAFTQGLNPRNSLASQKLKQNFVEYPTVTWADINNRYQSKIRVEDDQLRAPSGSVYPIRADDKFKRVVDHESRPVQYRYQPYSTDRKGNGSGR from the coding sequence ATGAGAATGCTTGAAGCATTAACGAAGCGGGCAGAATTAggtgaaaagaaaattgaggccaacgacaagaaggtggaagcatacaattccagggtagatcaaattccgggagcacccccgatattgaagagGCCATATTCCAAGAAGTTTATCCGTAAGCCTTTTCCTTCAAGAGCGGCACCAAAACCGATCCCTAagaggtttcgtatgcccgaCATTCCAAAATATAACGAAACCACAGACccgaatgagcatgtgacctcatATACATGTGCAATCAAAGGAAAtaacttggaagatgatgaaatccagTCGGTGTTACtaaagaagttcggggaaacttTGTCCAAAGGAGAAacgatatggtatcataacttacccccaaattccattgactcgtttgctatgcttgtagatacTTTCAtgaaggcccatgccggggccatcaaggtcgagaccagaaaatcggacttcttcaaggttaaacaaagagacaacgagatgcttagggaatTCATATCGAGGTTCGAGATGGAACTGATGGACCTACCTCCGGTCGCGGATAattgggccgttcaggcgttTACCCAAGGACTTAACCCCCGAAACTCCTTGGCTTCACAGAAGCTAAAACAAAACTTTGTAGAGTATCCGacggtaacttgggccgacatCAACAACAGGTACCAATCAAAGATTAGGGTTGAGGACGATCAACTCAGAGCTCCTTCTGGATCTGTTTACCCCATCAGGGCCGACGATAAGTTTAAGAGGGTCGTCGATCATGAGTCTAGACCGGTCCAATATCGTTACCAACCATACAGCACGGACCGAAAGGGAAATGGTTCCGGGCGTTAG